AGGTTATTTAATcaactgtacataaataaattactcaTTGACACTGTTATAAATCACTTTAGTATGTGATTGGATTAAGCTGAAGTAAGgctcatttaatttttttgttttatttagccGAACTGATGGTGGACAAAGCAATGGAGCTTAAATACGTTGGAGGAATTTATGGAGGAAATATCAAACCAACACCGTTCTTGTGTCTCGTGCTCAAAATGTTACAGATCCAACCAGAGAAAGACATTGTCGTGGAGTTCATAAGAAATGAAGATTTCAAGTAAGAATCACAAATCATATACAACCCATGACCACTGAGATCCCGTGCTTGATTCCAGCTCTCGCTTAGTTTGGCTGAAGCTTTATACCAGGAGCCTGGAGGAGTGTGACAGCTATCTGACAAATGCTGGGGGTTTTCTCCagaatatatctatatctaGCTTTGCTCATAAACTTGACTACCGTCTTACAACTCCTACAACcctcaaaatgtgaaaaacctGCTTAACCAGAAAACAGGTTATATGAAATTTACCTTGCCGAACCTTTAGTTTGGTAAAGCAAATTATATTTGCATAACCATGGGTTATACAAACGGGCTATGTCAAAACAGGTTTCACAGGAATCAGTTATGAAATTCAAGTACACTTtattacctgtatacatgtatgtaattgatTTTAACTTCGTCGTCAGGTATGTGAGAGCTCTGGGAGCTGTGTACATGAGGTTGACAGGCACAGCTATTGACTGTTACAAATATCTAGAACCTTTATACAACGACTACAGGAAAGTGCGCCGCATGAACAGACAAGGGGGTGAGATGGACAGATCAGTTTTCCTTATATCTGCACTCTTGCAAAAGAAAAATTAGtgcaaatattaaaatacataaacCAACTCTTGAAGTGTTGTGCACGGAAAACTTAGTGTATTAGTgctgttcttttctttatatttataatgcttTATATTGTCATGATTCTGATGAAGTATGCATTTGCAGATAATGTAACAAAGTCAAATTAAGTCAGTGGAAAATtagtacacatttatgtattgttttgttgATTTCAGGAAAATCAAGTCTTGTCTTGAGCAAGTCTTGACAATGAATTCCATAAATGCCAAGGGGagtatcaatatttttgtttcttttcatccTTTGGCAGAATTTGAAGTGGTTCACATGGATGAATTTATTGACGAACTTTTAAGGGAGGAGCGTGCTCTGGATATCATATTACCCAGAATTCAGGTGGGACTGTTTTGATGTCAGATTCACATCTTCTGATTTTACAGCAGCACAGTTGTTTTGATTCTTCGACCTTTTCTGATGTTCCTAAAAGATTATTCAAGCATCAGTATTCTGTGTAGTCTGATAAACTTACACCATTTCTGAAGCCCATTCTGAAATTGAACAACCCAACTATGTAGTTTTGTCAAATCAAAAAGTGCATTAAATGCACAGAAATTTTGCTCTTTTatattcaaaaatgttaggcaattaAAGGATATCCCTGTCTATAGTAACATCCCTGATTTAATGACATGCTCAAGTGACTCGCTCCTTcattatttcagattttcagaTCAGGAAAAACTCTTGACAGAATTTCTGTATATGTGAACTCTACACCCCACTGCCCAGTCAGTGCTCATATTTCATGGttgttatgtttattttcagTGCAGACTGCCACATGAATGCCGTTAaaaatctggaaacattttaatcatactgtcatgtctgttttgaGACTATTTTTTTTACTAGATTAAACTAAAGAATGAAGATTGATTGGGTTTTGTGTGTGGCAGGCTGCTTTGACGATAGTTGGAAATACAGTTGAAGCAATGGGACATCTCTACCAGCTGATCAGCCACACTGTGAAGTATCACTATGCTGATGTCAGCCTCTGGGTATTCTAGGCCTACTTTCACAAGATTACATATATCCATTTCTTTtcatgagaattttttttagaaaatactGACGTGTGGGCaagaatctacatgtatgtgataacatgcaaattttGCTATCAAGGTTTTGAGTGTGGGGTtcttaatataaaatatatgtttgattAACACAAGTTATAGAGAAAAGCAACTTTAATATTCCATGTGTTGCAGAAGCGAAATGTGTTGGAAGACACAAACTTGTTAGACCCCCGTGTGAGTGCTTTGGACGAGGATATAGAGGATATGGAAACTTCCGATGAAGAAGACGCAATGAAGGTTTGTGTTATGTCACAGTTACAGCACAGTTTTATGttcgttgaaggccacttgccttccactaaTATGACTTATATCTGCGATATCAGtatgttacatgtgggaaagtttgtcaataatttGCCAGGATCTGcggtttattccaggcactcTGGCCTTTTTCacgcataaaactgacagcagtaaatgaaaaaagtcttaagtatggcgttaagtaacacacaaaccaaaTATGTGTTTTGATTTTCGGTGTGAATAATTGCTAtatactcacatgtacattatgtttttgtaaatgtgtatttcCAGGATGGCAACCGAAGTCCGGTGGGTGATAAGAAGCGAAGTGGTTACAGAGATACAGACAGACCTGCCCGCAGTCCGTCCCCGCGATATAGAAGAAGCCGCAGTCGTTCACCCAGAAAGTAAGCTgcctttgtgacatttatagTCCCAAGCAAAAAACGTGTTTCATTTCCGTAAATCTTCAGAATCTACAGAGAATTAAActatgttatttattgttgtccTTAATGAACAAATATCAGTGTTAAGtagttttgaaaaaatgttgcAATATTATGACTTTAGAAAAGGATATTATAAaagatgtatgtgtgtgttgttttccaAAATTTATTACCTTCTTACCACACTTCTGTTAATCTAAGACTTGGTTAAGTCAAAGAAAGCTTGTTATCCTGCGGCTAGCGAATGTCTTTTATTGCTTGCTGTTCCCGATTAAACTGGTTAATTCACTTGAACTTCTCGAGGCTTGATATAATTCAGCTGAAGTGAAGCTTGGTCTCAGTTTTATTTCTGTGTCTCTGTTCTCCCAGGGAGCGTCATTCCAAACGAAGAAGTCGGTCGAAGGACAGAGACAGAGGTCATAGGTCATCAGGTATGTTTGTTCATGATAAACTCAAGGATGCTTGGTAAAATTCCATAAGACAGCATGAACTTCTTTAAAGGATAAGGCAGTGAATGGTTATGTTTCATTGCCAATGCAAGACCTTTTGGGAGGTTTGCATTATGTTTATTTCCATGCATTAACATTGTCAAAGTGCAGATACGTCGGTATGATGTCACAATTACTCTCACCAGCCATTTTCGTGATATTGCCATTATATTTTACTTCTTATTCAGCAAAATGATATTGAAAGTGTGATACTTTATAGTTCTTGAACATTCTGCTTTCAACAAAGTGCTACCTCATCCTTTAAAGCGATGTGTAAATTTTCTGTTGACGTGACTTTGTGATCATGATTACATCAGGACTGAGTGTTTGTAGTATGGTCAGCGGAAAAGAGACCACAATTGCTCTAGGATTTTTTTATGAGCAAGATATGCAAAAAATCCCAGACTCAAATACTTTAAACAGGATACAGGCGACTTGTCATCTGAGCTGTTGTACTTTTGCCGGTTAAAATGGTATTGGTTATTCATTATTGTTGTTGATGCTGTTGTAGGTCACAGACATAAAGATGATGATGACAGGTAAGGCTGTCTTGTTGCTATGGAAGTTATTCTTTGCAGTGGAAGTGCTTTATGTCCACAGGAtcatttttcaagttttcaaagTAAACAAGTCTTAGAAACTTGTGCAT
Above is a window of Liolophura sinensis isolate JHLJ2023 chromosome 7, CUHK_Ljap_v2, whole genome shotgun sequence DNA encoding:
- the LOC135470564 gene encoding pre-mRNA-splicing factor 38A-like, with the translated sequence MANRTVKDAHSVKGTNPQYLIEKITRTRIYECRYWKEECFALTAELMVDKAMELKYVGGIYGGNIKPTPFLCLVLKMLQIQPEKDIVVEFIRNEDFKYVRALGAVYMRLTGTAIDCYKYLEPLYNDYRKVRRMNRQGEFEVVHMDEFIDELLREERALDIILPRIQKRNVLEDTNLLDPRVSALDEDIEDMETSDEEDAMKDGNRSPVGDKKRSGYRDTDRPARSPSPRYRRSRSRSPRKERHSKRRSRSKDRDRGHRSSGHRHKDDDDRRHRSKKSKHDHRHRDREDRHRDRHRDRDRGRDDHRMSKEELEIKEANELRAKLGMAPLRP